Proteins encoded together in one Nostoc sp. PCC 7524 window:
- the ilvD gene encoding dihydroxy-acid dehydratase: protein MTENFRSKVVTQGVQRSPNRAMLRAVGFQDEDFNKAIVGISNAYSTITPCNMGINQLAQRAEAGIKKAGAMPQMFGTITISDGISMGTEGMKYSLVSREVIADSIETACNGQSMDGVIAIGGCDKNMPGAMIAMARMNIPAIFVYGGTIKPGHYNGKDLTVVSSFEAVGEYSAGKIDEDELLAVERQACPGAGSCGGMYTANTMSSAFEAMGMSLPYSSTMAAEDDEKADSTEESAKVLVEAIRHQLLPRQIITRKSIENAISVIMAVGGSTNAVLHFLAIARAAGVELNLDDFETIRGRVPVLCDLKPSGRYVATDLHRAGGIPQVMKMLLVHGLLHGDCMTITGKTIAEVLAAVPDEPPTNQDVIRPWHNPMYAQGHLAILKGNLATEGAVAKITGVKKPTITGPARVFDSEEECLDAILAGKIQAGDVIVIRYEGPKGGPGMREMLAPTSAIIGAGLGDAVGLITDGRFSGGTYGMVVGHVAPEAAVGGNIALVEEGDSITIDADSRLLQVNVSDEELARRRTNWQPRPPRYTKGILAKYAKLVASSSVGAVTDLDLFN, encoded by the coding sequence ATGACGGAGAACTTCAGAAGTAAAGTAGTCACACAAGGAGTGCAGCGATCGCCAAATAGAGCCATGCTGCGAGCAGTAGGATTTCAAGACGAAGACTTTAACAAAGCAATTGTCGGCATATCCAACGCCTACAGCACCATCACCCCCTGCAATATGGGGATCAATCAACTAGCACAGAGAGCCGAAGCCGGGATTAAAAAAGCCGGAGCCATGCCGCAAATGTTCGGCACAATTACCATTAGTGACGGCATTTCTATGGGAACAGAAGGAATGAAATACTCCCTAGTCTCCAGAGAAGTCATTGCCGACTCCATCGAAACCGCTTGTAACGGACAAAGTATGGATGGAGTCATAGCCATCGGTGGCTGTGATAAAAATATGCCAGGGGCAATGATTGCCATGGCACGAATGAACATCCCAGCCATCTTTGTCTACGGTGGCACCATCAAACCCGGACACTACAACGGTAAAGACTTAACAGTTGTCAGTTCCTTTGAAGCCGTCGGAGAATACAGCGCCGGCAAAATTGACGAAGACGAACTATTAGCAGTCGAACGGCAAGCTTGTCCTGGTGCTGGTTCCTGTGGTGGGATGTACACCGCCAATACCATGTCCTCAGCCTTTGAAGCGATGGGCATGAGTTTACCCTATTCCTCTACAATGGCAGCAGAAGATGATGAAAAAGCCGATAGCACCGAAGAATCAGCCAAAGTATTAGTCGAAGCCATTCGTCATCAACTCTTACCCCGGCAGATTATCACCCGCAAATCTATAGAAAATGCTATTTCCGTGATTATGGCGGTAGGTGGTTCTACCAATGCCGTGTTACATTTTCTGGCGATCGCCCGCGCGGCTGGTGTAGAACTCAATTTAGATGACTTTGAAACTATCCGTGGTCGTGTCCCCGTTTTGTGTGATTTAAAACCCAGTGGTCGATATGTTGCCACCGATTTACATAGAGCTGGTGGTATTCCCCAGGTGATGAAAATGCTGCTAGTGCATGGTTTACTCCACGGTGACTGTATGACTATTACAGGGAAAACCATTGCCGAAGTCTTAGCGGCAGTACCGGATGAACCACCCACTAATCAAGATGTGATTCGTCCTTGGCATAACCCCATGTATGCCCAAGGACACTTAGCCATCCTCAAGGGCAATTTAGCCACAGAGGGGGCGGTAGCCAAAATCACCGGGGTGAAAAAACCCACCATTACTGGCCCCGCACGGGTATTTGATTCGGAAGAAGAATGTTTAGATGCTATTTTAGCGGGTAAGATTCAAGCTGGTGATGTGATTGTCATCCGCTACGAAGGACCCAAAGGTGGCCCTGGGATGCGGGAAATGTTGGCTCCCACCTCGGCTATTATCGGTGCTGGCTTAGGGGATGCAGTGGGATTAATTACTGATGGGCGATTTTCTGGAGGGACTTACGGTATGGTTGTGGGTCACGTTGCACCGGAAGCTGCCGTTGGCGGTAATATTGCTCTGGTAGAAGAGGGTGATAGTATTACCATTGATGCGGATTCTCGCCTGTTGCAAGTTAATGTCTCAGATGAAGAATTAGCCCGTCGTCGTACCAATTGGCAACCTCGTCCGCCCCGTTACACTAAGGGTATTTTAGCGAAATATGCCAAGTTGGTGGCTTCTAGCAGTGTTGGCGCTGTCACTGATTTGGATTTGTTTAATTAG
- a CDS encoding amino acid ABC transporter ATP-binding protein: MNEQTPIIIAEDVHKWYGKFHVLQGVSLTVYRGEVVVLMGPSGSGKSTFIRTFNALEEYQRGKINIDGITLSHDLRNIDAIRREVGMVFQQFNLFPHLTVLQNITLAPVWVRRWKKAKAEELAMQLLERVGILEQAHKYPGQLSGGQQQRVAIARALAMQPKIMLFDEPTSALDPEMVREVLDVMRNLATEGMTMVVVTHEVGFAREVADRVVLMDSGHLVESATPQTFFTQPQEERTRKFLSQIL; encoded by the coding sequence GTGAACGAACAAACACCAATAATTATTGCTGAAGATGTTCATAAATGGTATGGTAAATTTCATGTTCTCCAAGGTGTTAGCTTAACAGTTTATCGCGGAGAAGTGGTAGTATTGATGGGACCTTCTGGCTCAGGAAAATCAACTTTTATCCGCACATTTAATGCTCTAGAAGAATACCAACGAGGAAAAATTAATATTGATGGAATTACCCTCAGTCACGACTTGCGAAATATTGATGCAATTCGGCGGGAGGTGGGGATGGTATTTCAGCAATTTAATTTATTTCCCCATTTAACAGTGCTGCAAAATATCACCTTAGCTCCAGTTTGGGTGCGTCGATGGAAGAAAGCCAAAGCTGAAGAATTGGCGATGCAGCTATTAGAAAGAGTCGGAATTTTAGAACAGGCGCACAAATACCCAGGACAGTTATCTGGGGGACAGCAACAACGGGTAGCGATCGCTCGTGCTTTGGCTATGCAGCCTAAAATTATGTTATTTGATGAACCTACTTCGGCATTAGACCCAGAAATGGTCAGAGAAGTTTTAGATGTGATGCGAAACCTAGCCACTGAAGGCATGACAATGGTAGTAGTTACCCATGAAGTCGGATTCGCTCGTGAAGTCGCCGACCGAGTTGTGTTAATGGATAGTGGTCACTTAGTCGAATCAGCCACCCCACAAACCTTTTTCACCCAACCTCAAGAGGAACGAACCCGCAAGTTTCTCTCCCAAATTCTCTAA
- a CDS encoding amino acid ABC transporter permease produces MTKQLTWLRKNLFSTWYNSLLTVICLILLFWLVQGIVIWATTQAQWQVIQVNLRLFLVGRYPQSQYWRIWIVLAITTTLAAINTGILFSQPKLKLRSMGIFAVITTLGIIILPVDLISRLWSFLIVSVLIPSLWLGKKFAQVIAPWLSLVWLLSFLLILWLIGGGFNLQPVSTTLWNGLLLTLLMAAVSIVLSFPIGVLLALGRTSNLPVVRWFSILYIEIIRGVPLIGILFLAQVMLPLFLSADIRLDRVLRAIAGLVLFSAAYMAENVRGGLQAISRGQVEAAKALGLNTPFTVIFIVLPQALRAVIPAIVGQFIGLFKDTSLLSLVGLVELTGIARSILAQPQFIGRYAEVYLFIGFIYWLFCYSISLASRRLEKQLHQ; encoded by the coding sequence ATGACTAAACAACTAACTTGGTTACGTAAAAACTTATTTAGCACTTGGTATAATAGTTTGTTAACTGTTATTTGCTTGATATTGCTATTTTGGCTAGTGCAGGGAATAGTAATTTGGGCAACCACTCAAGCACAATGGCAAGTAATTCAAGTCAACTTACGTTTATTTTTAGTTGGGAGATATCCGCAAAGCCAATATTGGCGGATTTGGATTGTATTAGCAATTACTACTACTTTGGCTGCTATAAATACAGGTATTTTATTTAGTCAGCCAAAGTTGAAATTGCGGAGTATGGGAATATTCGCCGTTATCACCACCTTGGGAATTATTATCTTACCTGTAGATTTAATATCTCGCCTTTGGTCATTTTTAATTGTGTCTGTACTAATTCCTAGTCTCTGGTTAGGGAAAAAGTTTGCTCAAGTTATAGCACCTTGGCTTTCTTTAGTATGGTTATTATCTTTTCTCCTAATTCTCTGGCTAATTGGTGGTGGATTTAATTTACAACCTGTATCTACAACGTTGTGGAATGGTTTGCTACTTACATTACTAATGGCCGCAGTTAGTATTGTGCTTTCTTTTCCAATTGGAGTTTTACTGGCATTAGGAAGAACTAGCAATTTACCTGTAGTCCGTTGGTTTTCTATTCTCTATATTGAAATCATCCGAGGAGTTCCCCTAATTGGGATTTTATTCCTGGCGCAAGTCATGTTACCTTTATTTCTTTCAGCAGATATACGCCTAGATAGGGTTTTAAGAGCGATCGCAGGTTTAGTATTGTTCAGTGCTGCCTACATGGCCGAAAATGTACGCGGTGGACTCCAAGCCATCTCTCGTGGACAAGTCGAAGCAGCCAAAGCACTAGGATTAAATACTCCTTTCACAGTTATATTTATTGTCTTGCCTCAAGCTTTACGTGCTGTTATTCCTGCTATTGTGGGACAATTTATCGGCTTATTTAAAGATACTTCTCTATTATCTCTTGTGGGCTTAGTGGAACTGACAGGTATTGCTCGTTCCATATTGGCACAACCTCAATTTATTGGTCGTTATGCAGAAGTATATTTATTTATTGGTTTCATTTACTGGCTGTTTTGTTACTCTATATCCTTAGCTTCTCGGCGATTAGAGAAACAGTTGCATCAATAG
- a CDS encoding glycosyltransferase family 4 protein, whose product MRILIYSYNYYPEPIGIAPLMTELAEGLVKRGHQVRVITAMPNYPERQIYEGYRGKWYLTEYKNGVQIQRSYVWIRPQPKLLDRILLDASFVTTSFLPALFGWRPDVILSTSPSLPVCVPAALLGWLRACPVVLNLQDILPEAAIHVGLLKNKWLIKVFSVLEKFAYKSATKISVIADGFVENLLSKGVSPHKIEQIPNWVDVNFIRPLPKVNNSFRDEHNLNGKFVVLYSGNIALTQGLETVIKAAAMLRHVPEIAFVIVGEAKGLQRLQKYCLDCGADNVLLLPFQPREHLPQMLAAADVGLVVQKKNVISFNMPSKIQVLLASGRALIASVPRNGTAAKAVRQSGGGIVVPPEDPEALAKATLDLYKHPEKTKTLGYNSRKYATEQYAFEQALNQYEKLFYSVTAESQPIAAKVVSKQEV is encoded by the coding sequence ATGCGGATTTTAATCTACTCCTACAACTACTATCCAGAACCAATTGGGATTGCCCCGCTAATGACAGAATTAGCAGAGGGACTGGTTAAGCGAGGACATCAAGTACGTGTCATTACAGCCATGCCTAACTATCCTGAGCGTCAAATTTACGAAGGATATCGTGGCAAATGGTATCTCACAGAATATAAAAATGGTGTGCAAATCCAGCGTAGTTATGTTTGGATTCGCCCACAACCTAAGCTTTTAGATCGAATATTGCTTGATGCTAGTTTTGTCACTACTAGCTTTTTACCTGCTCTTTTCGGCTGGCGGCCTGATGTGATTCTCTCAACGTCGCCATCACTACCTGTGTGTGTACCTGCTGCCTTGTTAGGATGGTTACGTGCCTGTCCTGTAGTGTTAAATCTTCAAGATATATTACCGGAAGCAGCTATCCATGTGGGATTACTGAAAAACAAATGGCTGATCAAAGTGTTTTCAGTATTAGAAAAGTTTGCTTACAAGAGTGCCACAAAAATTAGTGTCATTGCTGATGGTTTTGTAGAAAATCTACTATCTAAAGGCGTATCACCCCACAAAATAGAGCAAATCCCTAATTGGGTAGATGTGAATTTCATTCGTCCCTTACCAAAAGTCAACAATAGTTTCCGGGACGAACACAACCTAAATGGCAAATTTGTAGTGCTGTATTCAGGAAACATTGCTTTGACACAAGGGTTAGAAACTGTGATCAAAGCAGCTGCCATGTTGCGTCATGTTCCAGAAATAGCCTTTGTGATTGTTGGTGAAGCTAAAGGTTTGCAGAGATTACAAAAGTATTGTTTAGACTGCGGCGCTGATAATGTTTTGTTACTACCATTTCAACCCCGTGAACATTTGCCTCAGATGTTAGCAGCAGCAGATGTTGGTTTGGTGGTACAAAAGAAAAACGTCATCTCTTTCAATATGCCATCAAAAATCCAAGTTTTACTGGCTAGTGGTAGAGCATTAATAGCATCCGTACCCCGCAACGGTACAGCCGCCAAAGCTGTGAGACAAAGTGGAGGTGGTATTGTAGTTCCTCCAGAAGACCCCGAAGCTTTAGCAAAGGCAACTTTAGACCTATACAAACACCCAGAAAAAACTAAAACATTGGGTTATAATAGCCGGAAATACGCTACTGAACAATATGCTTTCGAGCAGGCTTTAAATCAATACGAAAAATTATTCTACTCAGTCACTGCGGAAAGTCAACCAATCGCAGCCAAAGTAGTTTCTAAACAAGAAGTCTAG
- a CDS encoding amino acid ABC transporter permease, translating to MTKPPLWRDDRFWRIAGQLIAVFLALAIVAIIWNNLNRNLQQLGIQFGFDFLNQQASFDIGETPIPYQPTDAYIRAFWVGLTNSLRVAVLGIIFTTIIGVIAGIGRLSDNWLVRNIMLVYVEVFRNTPLLLQLLFWYFAVFLSFPKIQNKITLWGFLGLSQNGIELPWFNLSPEFSALLLGLTFYTGAFIAEIVRGGIGSVSQGQWEAARSLGLKPSLIMRLVILPQALRVIIPPLTSQYLNLTKNSSLAIAIGYPDLYFVASTTFNQTGKAVEVMLLLTLTYLTLSLTISLIMNLFNRRVQIKER from the coding sequence ATGACTAAACCCCCTTTATGGCGTGATGATCGCTTTTGGCGAATAGCTGGACAATTAATTGCTGTGTTTTTAGCCTTAGCTATAGTGGCAATTATTTGGAATAATCTCAACCGCAACTTACAGCAGTTAGGGATTCAGTTTGGCTTTGATTTTCTTAACCAGCAAGCATCTTTTGATATTGGCGAAACACCAATTCCTTATCAACCAACTGATGCTTATATTCGTGCCTTTTGGGTAGGGCTAACTAACTCATTAAGGGTAGCAGTTTTAGGAATCATCTTCACAACAATTATTGGAGTTATAGCAGGTATCGGGAGACTCTCAGACAACTGGCTAGTTAGGAATATTATGCTGGTTTATGTAGAGGTATTCCGCAATACGCCTTTACTATTACAGTTGTTATTTTGGTACTTCGCCGTCTTTTTAAGTTTTCCCAAAATCCAAAATAAAATCACCCTTTGGGGATTCTTGGGTCTGAGTCAAAATGGCATAGAATTACCCTGGTTTAACTTATCTCCAGAGTTTTCCGCTTTACTTTTGGGATTAACTTTTTACACAGGCGCTTTCATTGCCGAAATTGTCAGAGGTGGAATTGGGTCAGTATCTCAAGGACAATGGGAAGCAGCGCGATCGCTAGGATTAAAACCAAGCTTAATTATGCGGCTAGTGATTCTACCTCAAGCCTTACGGGTAATAATTCCCCCACTGACTAGCCAATATCTGAATCTCACCAAGAATTCGAGTTTAGCGATCGCGATCGGCTACCCTGATCTCTATTTTGTCGCCTCCACCACCTTTAACCAAACCGGGAAAGCTGTAGAGGTAATGTTACTACTGACTCTCACCTATCTCACCCTCAGTTTAACTATCTCTTTAATCATGAACTTATTCAACCGCAGAGTTCAGATCAAAGAAAGATAA
- a CDS encoding LysR family transcriptional regulator, translating into MELRHLRYFIAVAEELHFSKAAERLHIAQPPLSQQIQQLEAELGVELFQRKTKRQVQLTAAGKVFLQEAYQLLAQLEAAVVLTQITGRGEIGQLRIGFTSLVTYDLLPVILRQFREHFPEIELVLLELTTTQQEQALRDYRIHVGFAHPPLEDNTLSQECIHREPLIVALPSNHPLAHQECISVRSLFPESFIMFPRYLAPGLYDHIINLCQQGNFSPKVTQEAIQMQTIIGLVSAGMGIAIAPSSLQNLQRPGVVYRAVIEQTPLIETAIVWRSEMETAILQNFLQVVKSFYR; encoded by the coding sequence ATGGAACTACGACACCTACGCTACTTTATTGCTGTAGCGGAGGAATTACATTTCAGTAAAGCCGCAGAAAGACTGCATATTGCTCAACCGCCTCTCAGCCAACAAATCCAGCAGCTAGAGGCGGAACTGGGGGTAGAACTGTTTCAGCGCAAAACTAAGCGACAGGTACAACTAACAGCAGCTGGAAAAGTGTTTTTGCAGGAGGCTTATCAACTACTGGCGCAATTAGAAGCAGCAGTAGTGTTAACTCAAATAACTGGACGGGGTGAAATCGGTCAACTCAGAATTGGCTTTACCAGTTTGGTAACTTATGATTTGCTACCTGTGATTTTGCGTCAATTTCGGGAGCATTTTCCGGAAATCGAATTAGTTTTACTGGAGTTGACTACAACTCAACAGGAGCAGGCGTTAAGAGATTATCGGATTCATGTAGGCTTTGCCCATCCTCCTCTAGAAGACAACACACTCTCTCAAGAGTGCATTCACCGAGAGCCTTTAATTGTGGCTTTACCGTCAAATCATCCCCTAGCTCACCAAGAATGTATATCAGTGCGATCGCTTTTTCCTGAATCTTTCATCATGTTTCCTCGCTATCTAGCACCAGGACTTTACGATCACATCATCAATCTTTGCCAACAAGGAAATTTCAGCCCTAAAGTTACTCAGGAGGCAATCCAGATGCAAACTATTATTGGTCTAGTATCAGCAGGAATGGGAATTGCGATCGCACCTTCTTCTTTACAGAACCTCCAAAGACCTGGTGTAGTCTATCGCGCTGTGATCGAGCAAACCCCACTCATAGAAACAGCCATTGTCTGGCGTTCTGAGATGGAGACTGCTATCCTACAAAACTTCTTACAAGTTGTGAAAAGTTTTTACAGGTGA